One genomic segment of Impatiens glandulifera chromosome 6, dImpGla2.1, whole genome shotgun sequence includes these proteins:
- the LOC124943375 gene encoding calcium-binding protein PBP1-like has translation MATRKSSSTTTTTVLFEDMLPLMANKLGGEGLIKELCNGFRLLMDKDRKVITFDSLKRNSAAVLGLNDLLDDELMSMMREGDIDGDGTLSEMEFCVLMFRLSPELMVQSQNWLHDSSS, from the coding sequence ATGGCGACGAGaaaatcatcatcaacaacaacaacaacagtgCTGTTCGAAGATATGTTGCCATTAATGGCGAATAAGCTTGGAGGAGAAGGTCTAATAAAGGAACTTTGCAATGGGTTTCGTCTTTTAATGGATAAAGACAGAAAAGTTATTACATTTGACAGCTTGAAGAGAAACTCTGCCGCTGTTCTTGGCTTGAACGATCTTCTGGACGACGAGTTAATGAGCATGATGAGAGAAGGAGACATTGATGGTGATGGTACTCTATCGGAGATGGAGTTTTGTGTTTTGATGTTTAGACTTAGTCCTGAGTTGATGGTTCAGTCTCAAAATTGGCTCCATGATAGCTCCTCTTAA